The following is a genomic window from Synechococcus sp. JA-2-3B'a(2-13).
GTCTCCCAAAGCCGCTTCCACCTGGGCAGCCATCTGCTCCGGCGGCTCTGGGCCGATCACCACCATCACCATTCCATTGGGACGACAGTAGGCCGCGTGATAGGCTACCAAATCCTCGCGGGTCAGGGATCCCACCGTTTCCAGCCGTCCCAACCCCGGCAGAGCGTAGGGATGATCCCCATAGAGGGCTTGTTGCACCTGCTCGAAAGCCAAGCTGAAGGGCCGTTCCTGTTGGGCGCGGATGGCCTGCAGCATCAACCCCTGCTCTCGCGCCACCTCCTCTTCAGGAAAACTGGGATCCCGCAGCGTCTCCGCAAGCAAATCCAGCAACTCCGGGAAATCGGCAGCCACACAGCGCAGGCTCACCTCGAAATAGTCGGCAGAACTGTCCACCGATAGCGAGGCTCCCAGCGATTCCACCGCAGCAGCAATGGCCTGGGAGTTGCGCCGATGCGTGCCTTTGGTGAGGACAGCCGCCATCAAGTGGCTCACCCCCGCCTGTTGCGGCCGCTCTGCCCGGCTACCACCGCGGAAAAAACAGTGGGCAGCCAAGATCTCCACCGTTGGGTTCTGGCCCAGCAACAGCGTGATGCCATTGGCCAAAAGGACGCGCTGTAAACGGCCACGTTGGGTGGCAAGCAGAGCAGAGTTCATGCAGGCAAGGGATCCCGTCCAAAATCCGAAAATCAAGAGTCCGGAGCGCCAAGGCGGCGCTTAACGGCAAGCCAGTTGCAGCTCCGAAGCCGCCGCTGTACCCAGGGCAGTCGGCTTGAGAACGGTGACCACATAGGCCTCCAAAGACAAGTACTGCTGGGCCAATTCCCGGATCTGAGCCGGGGTAAAAGATTGCACCAGCTCCAGGTACTCTTGAATGCGTTGCACCCCGCCCAACGTCTCGTAGTAGCCATAGATGCCCGCCAATTGGCTGGGGGACTCGGCGGAGAACAGGAACTCATGGGTGAGCATACGCCGGGTGCGATCCAACTCCGCTTGGCCGATGCCATCCTGCTGCAGCTTTTCAATCTCGTGCAGGATCGTCGCCTCCACCCGCGCCACATCCTTCGGCTCCAGCTGAGCGCCGATACAAAACAGTCCCCCCTCCTTCAACACCAGCGAAGAACAGCCAATGGCCCTCACCCAGCCCCGCTGTTCCCGCAGCAGATGCACCAGCCGCGAAGTACGGCCATCTCCCAGCAGAGAAGCCAACATCTCCAGGCCACAGGCTTGCTGCCAATCGTCAATGCCAACGGTAGGCCAGGCCAATTTCAGACGGGCTTGCTCCAAGCGGGCATGGTCGCTCTCCCGGCGCAGGATCCCTTGGGGACGAGGCTGGGGCGGGATGGGGGGGCTGGCCGGTGCTGGCCCGGCGGCAGAGCTGCCAAACTGCTCCTCCACCAAGGCCAACGCCCGCTCGGGATCGATGCCACCCGTCACCACCACCGTCATGGATTCAGGCCGATACCAAGCGCGGTGGTAAGCGCGCATCACCTCAGGGGTCAGTTGCATCAAGCTTTCCGGTGTGCCCAACACCGGTCGTCCATAGGGATGCTCCCCATAGGCAGTCTGCATCAAAAGCTGATAGGCCGTGTAATCAGGGTTGTCGGCGGCGCGGCGAATTTCCTCCAGAACCACCTGCCGCTCCCGCTCAAACTCTGGATCCGGGATCCCGGCCCGCAAAACCACCTCTGCCAAGTAGGGCAAGGTATCCGCTAGGTCAGCAGCAGCCACCGTAATGTAGTAATGGGTGTAGTCTTGGCCGGTGGCAGCATTGGTAACTCCGCCCCGTCCTTCCACGGCCCAATCCAGCTCACCAGGGGCCAGCCGCTCGCTGCCCTTAAACACCATGTGTTCCAAAAAATGGGATAGGCCCAGCCACTCCGGCGGCTCATGGCGTCCACCTGTCCGTACCCAGACGTCAACGGTTACAGAATCGGCAATTGGGATGGGATGAACGATAACGCCTAGCCCGTTGCTCAGTCGGTGGGTGTAGGCGGGCAAGAGACGAGGAAAGCGGTTCAAAATTCTTAATTGATGGAGAACAGTCTTAATTGTAGATGGAGAGGGTCTCCCGGAAATAGTATCTGAGACTACTTTTCTTGGTCTTCTCTCCCCGGCTTGCGGAGGCAAAACGCTCCGCCCCTTTTGGGGAACCTTTTGTGGAAGAGGAAGAACCTAGGCGCCTTGGGCCGCCCCCTGTCCACCCATCTCCCCAACTAAGGCTCTTGATGGAAATCCGGGGATCCCTGCCAAGCCAGACTGGGGGATCCCTCTCCGGCCAGATTGTCCTCCACCTGAAATCCAGGGGGCCATTCTTCGCTATCGCGCACCCGCTGCACCACCTCTTGGGGCAGCACGACCCCCAACTGCCGGGCAGCCATGGCCACCACATCCCCCCGGTCGATCAAGCCAGCAATGGCGCCGGTGGGCGTGAAAACCAAAATGCGGCGGGGTTCCGCCTGGCGCATCATCTGAATCACCTGGGGAATGGGGGTCTCTTCTCGTACCCCCTGCAGTTGCTCCATCGGCTTGAGAATAGCCTTGAGGGTGAGGCGATCCCACTGGCTGCGCTCGATGTCGTTGAGCAGTTCTGGCCTGACCAACCCGCGATAACGGCCATCTTCCTCGGCAAAATAAACCTCCGCTGGCTGAGTTGGAGCTTCCGGCCTGAGAGAAGAAGGCACCAGATAGCGATCCACAAACTCCCGCAGGCTCATGTTCGCGTCCAAAACCCGAAACTGGCGGGTCATCACATCTGCAGCTTTCAGGCGGGCCAGCACCTGCTGCAGTTGCGCGTACTGGCTGTAGCGGCGGGCGGTGTTCAAAATAAACAGGCCGATCAACCCCACCCAGAGGCCGTTGAGGCTCCCCCAAAATACCACCAGCAGACCTAGCCCCACCAAACCCCAGCCCACCCCCTGGCCGGCTCGGGCCGCCCACAGCATACCCTTTTGCCGATCCCCTGTCCAACCCCAGATGGCCGCCTTGAGCATTTGCCCCCCATCCAGAGGCAAGCCCGGCAGCAGGTTAAACAGGGCAATCGTCAGGTTGATGGCAGCCAAGCTGGCAAGGGTTGAGGCCAGCATCGACTCCGGCACAGCCCAAGCCCGGGCCACGCTGAAGAAAACAAACAGACCCAAGCTGAGGAGAGGGCCTGCCACCGCCACGCAAAAAGCCCCAAGGGGGCGGGGAACTTCCCGCTCAATCGCCGCCATACCCCCAAAAATAAACAGGGTGATGGAGTTAACCCGTACTCCATAGGCGCGGGCCACCAAGCTGTGGGCCAACTCATGGGCCAGCAGAGAAAGAAACAACCCCATCGCCGTCAACACCCCGTAGGAGAGCACCAGCAGGAGGGCCGCCGGGAACCAGGTGTAGTCGATGAAAAAGGGGATCCCCCACAAGCTACCGATGCGCAGGCGACTGGTCATGACGATACAACTCCTTACACAGCTCTCACTGGGGAGAAGGCCCAGGAAGGTGCTGTTGAAGACGACAAGCAGCCCCTTAACTTGGGATCCCTCTCCTCCACTGTAGCCCTTCTGCCGGGCCTTCCGTTCCCTTGCGGCTCCCCCGGCAGACAGCGGGCCTGCCCTATCCCTAGAGGCTCTTAAAGATCTTCTCAGAGCACAACACTACCTACAACACCAGACCCCCGAAGATTGTGATAACGTGGTTGGGCATTGGGTCGGCGGGGCCAACCAGCACTCAAAAGTTGGAACGACCGAGCTTTAGCAGGGGAGCTTTGCAGGAGGGGTGTGGCTATGGTGTGGACTTCGTCCCACTCAGGCGAACAGAGCGAAGAAGTGCAGGGACTTGATCCCGCTGAAACGACGGGATCCCTGCCTCTGGGCGAGTTTCCGGCCACAGCCCCGGCGGCCAGCCCGGTGTTCTACCGCACCTACAGCCGTCGCCGCCCAGATGGCAGCCGCGAGACTTGGAGTGAGGTTTGCGATCGCACCTTGGCCGATATTGCCCGGTTGGGGCGCTTCACCCCTCAGGAGCGGCAGTTGGTAGAACGTCTGCAGCGGCAGTTGAAGGCGTTGATCTCCGGTCGAGCCTTGTGGGTGATGGGCACCGACTGGATCCAGAAGCCGGAAAACTTCTCCGGTGCCTACAACTGCACCAGTTTGGCGGTGGTGGACTGGCGGGCCTTTGGCCTGATGATGGATCTGGCCATGATGGGCTGCGGCACGGGAGCGGTGCTGGAACCCCAGTTCATCCGCCAGTTGCCCCCCATTGTCAACCGCCTGCGGGTTCACGTGAAGGGATCCATCGGCGCCACCCCTCCCGAAGAGCGGCAGGAACACACCCGCATCCACCGGCAGGGATCCCAGGTGCACATCCAGGTGGGGGACAGCCGCCGCGGCTGGGTGGAGTCCTACCAAGCGCTGCTGGAGCTGGCGTCGGATCCCAGCTTTGGGGGCCAAGTGGAAGTGACAGTGGACTTGAGCGATGTCCGCCCGGCTGGGGAGCGGCTGAAAGGGTTTGGGGGCGTGGCCAACCCCATTAAGCTGCCCGGCTTGTACGAGCGCTGTGCCGCCATCCTCAACAGGGCAGTAGGGCGGCAGTTGAACTCCGTGGAATGCTGCCTGCTCATCGACGAGGCGGCGGTGGTGGTGGTGGCGGGAAACATTCGTCGTAGCGCTGGCATTCGTCAGTTTGCTGCCGACGACCAGCTGGGATCCACCGCCAAAGACAACCTCTGGCAGCAGGACGAAAACGGCAACTGGAGAATTGATCCCGAGCGAGATGCCCTGCGCATGGCCAACCACACGCGGGTGTTTCACCGCAAGCCGACGCGGGAAGAATGTGTTGAGGCCGTGCGGAAGCAGTTTTACTCCGGTGAGGGCGCCATCCAGTGGGCCGGGGAAGCCGTAGCACGGGCCAATTGCGACCTTATCCCACCCGACCTAAAACCCGACTTTCTCAAAGCCTATGAGGCAGGAACGGCCCGAGAATGGCTAAAGGGACGGGATCCCTCCCTAGGGGAAGAGGAGCTTCAGGATCGCCTGTGGCGCTATGGGCTGAATCCCTGCGTGACAGCCGATACCTGGGTGCACACGGGCGATGGGCCGCGCCAGGTGAGAGACCTGATTGGGAAGCAGCACAGCACCTATGTCAATGGAGAACTATTCAGTACCACACCGGAGGGGTTCTTCTACTCCGGTACCAAGCCTGTGCTGAAGCTTTTGACCAAGGAAGGGTTCTCTCTGCGGCTGACAGGCAACCATCGGGTTCTCAAAGTCACCGCTCAAACCCAAAAGGCACAATACACCGAGTGGGTACCGGCAGAAAGCCTACAACCGGGCGACCGCATCCTGCTGCACAACCATCGCGATCTCACCTCGTGGGATGGGGCGGGTACCTGGGAAGAAGGCTGGCTTTTGGGGAATTTGCTGGGTGACGGTGGCCTTACGGCAACCCCGTGGAACGACACGGCTTTATTACGCTATTGGCAAGATACCCAAGCCGAAATGAGCCAGTATGCGATTCAGCTTTTGCAAACGGCAGTGGGTTACGAGCCCCGCCAGCCAGAGGCATATCACTATGCGCAGCTTGGGTTGCGGGTTATCGGCTCCAGGGGGTTGGCAAAACTGGCGGCCCAGTTCGGCATGAGGCCCGGACAAAAGCAGATGACAGAGGCGCTCGAAGCCACCAGCTTCCAGTTTCATCGAGGCTTCTTGTGCGGGCTCTTTGATGCGGATGGCAGCGTGCAAGGTAATCAGGAGAAAGGGGTTAGCGTGCGGCTCTCTCAAAGCCATCTGGGTACCCTCAAAGCGGTTCAGCGCATGCTGGCGCGGCTGGGCATCATTGCAGTTTTGTATGAGAATCGCCGTCCTGCTGGATATCGCCTGCTGCCGAACAGTGCTCGCCAACCTGCACCATACGCTTGCAAAGCCCAGCACGAATTGGTTATTGCCAACGACAACTTGCATCTGTTCCAGGAATGGGTCGGCTTTCGGGAACCGCACAAAGCCCAAAAGCTAGAGGCACTGCTGAATGGCTACAAGCGCCAGCTCAACCGAGAGCGGTTTGCTGTGACGGTTGCTGCCCTTGAGGCAGACGGGGTAGAGCCGGTGTATGACTGTACTGTCCCCGGCCCAGCGTGCTTTGATGCCAATGGGTTTGTTGTCCACAACTGTGGCGAGATTATTGGCCACACATTCCATTGCAACTTGGCCGAGATCCACCTCAACCGTTTGGATCCCCACAACCGGCAAGAGCAAGAGGAAGCCTTCACGGCGGGAGCCCTCACGGTGGCAGCCCTACTCCACCACCGCTTTGTGGAACCCCGCTTTCAGCGCTCGCGGGAATGGGATCCCATCGTCGGCGTCTCGTTCACAGGCCTGTTCGACTTTTGCGTCAAAGCCTTTGGGGTTGAATGGCTGCGCTGGTGGCAGGAAGGGAGACCCGATACCCCCATCGGGAAGGAATTCAAGCAGCAGGAGCGGGAATACCTCAGCCGCTGGAAGGAGATCGTCCACCGCGTGGTCTGGGACTACTGCGACCGCCACAGCCTGCGCCGCCCCAACCGCTGCACCACGGTTCAGCCCGCCGGCACCAAGTCGCTGCTCACCAACGCCTCTCCCGGCTGGCACCCGCCCAAAGCCCAACGCTACATCCGCCGCATCACCTTTGCCAAAAATGACCCGGTGGCGCTGGCCTGTCTGGACTATGGCTACTCGGTGGTACCTGCTCAGGCGGACAAAGATGAAAACGGGAACTTGCTCAACGACCCCTTTGATCCCCGCTGTACCGAATGGCTGGTGGAACTGCCTGTGGAAGTAGAATGGGCCAACCTGCCCGGTGCTGGCCAGATCGAGATCGAGCAATTCTCGGCCCTGGCCCAGTTTGACTTCTATATGCAGGTTCAGAAGTACTACACCACCCACAACACCTCCGCCACCATCGAGCTGCGGGAGGACGAGGTGGAAGCTCTGGGATCCCGTATCTACGAAGCCATCCGCGACGACGAGGGCTACATCAGCGCAGCGCTGCTGGCCCGCTTCGATGCCCCCTTCCCCCGCCTGCCTTTTGAGAAAATCGACAAGCCCACCTACGAACGACTGGTGGCCGAGGTCAAAAAGAGACGGCGGACAGATAACTTCTTCGCGGCCCTGGCCCGCTACGGCCGCAACTTTACCTTGGCAGCAGAGGGACCGGCAGGGTGTGACGCTCTGGGGTGTCTGTTGCCAGATTCGGCGCCTCAGAGCTAGTTCCCCAAAAGGGTTCCCCCTGCTGCCGACCAACCCCATCGGATGCAAAGGCGCGACCGAGCTCCCTCCTGTGATACCTTTGTAGGGATTCCTTACAACCCCAGGGATCCCTTCTGCCCTTGGAATCGGCCCCATGCAAGACGAAAAAGACACGCTTCGCCAACAGCTTCTCACCCTGCAAAGCGAGGCCCTCGCCCAAGTGGAACAAGCTGACGGTCTGGAGGCTCTGGAACAGATCCGCATCGACTACCTGGGCAAGAAAGGTAAGCTCTCCAAAATCTTGGGGGGAATGGGGAAGCTGCCCCCAGAAGAACGGCCTGCCATTGGCGCTTTGGCCAACACCTTTAAAGAGGCCCTCCAATCCAGTCTGGAGCAGCGCAAACAGGCCCTTGGTGAAGCTCAACTGCTGGCCCGCCTAGAAGCAGAGCGCCTGGATGTCACTATGCCCGGGCCCCGTCGGCCTCTGGGGCGGATCCATCCGCTGCAGGCCACCATCGACCGCATGCTCGATATCTTTGTGGGAATGGGCTACACCGTGGTGCATGGGCCTGAGCTCGAGACGGAGTACTACAACTTCGAGGCCCTCAACACCCCTGCCGACCATCCGGCGCGGGATATGCAGGATACCCTCTACCTGGCCAATGGCTACCTGATGCGTACCCAAACCTCCTCGGTGCAGGTGCGCTACATGGAGCAACACCAGCCGCCGCTGCGCATTGTGCATGCCGGTCGGGTGATGCGCCGCGATACCGTGGATGCCACCCACTCCGCTGTGTTTCACCAGATGGAAATTTTGGCGGTGGGCGAGAACCTCACCTTTTCCGACCTGAAGGGCACCCTCAACACGTTCATCACCCGCCTATTGGGCAAGCGAGAAACCCGCTTTCGGCCCAGCTATTTTCCCTTTACCGAGCCTTCTGCTGAGATGGACGTGCGCTTTGGCTCGAAATGGCTGGAAATCTTCGGCTGCGGCATGGTGGATCCCAATGTATTTCAAGCGGTGGGCTACGACCCGGAGCGCTACACCGGATTTGCGGCAGGGATCGGCATTGAGCGGATGGCCATGCTCCTCCACGGCATTCAGGATATCCGCCTGTTTTATACCAGCGACCTGCGCTTTCTGTCTCAGTTTTAGGTGGCTATCTTATCTGAGGAACAAAACCCTCGTCCTGAGCCCTGCAAGACCTTCAGAAAACCCTCTTTCAGGAAAAGGTTTGCTTGTAGATCAACTGCAATTGTTCTAGCTCATCTTGGCGGGCAGCACGGCGCAGCAGGCGCATTTGCTCTTCGATGAGCTGGCGAGCCTCATTACGGCTAATCGGATCGAAGACCAACTCCTCCATGGCAGCAGGATCCCCGCTGTTATCCGGCGGCCTGAAGTAAACCCGAAAAAAGAGCCTTTGGGCGTAGAGAGTGGTGAAGAGAGCCTGATTTTCGTCGACCTGACACAGGCTGTAGAGCAGACCAAATGTGGGGTGATTCAGATACAACTCATTCATGCCCAATAGCGTATCACTCTTGGGGGAGAGGAGAGACTTTTCTTCCCGGTCGGTGCCAGAGAAAGTTCTGGAAATGATGTGGCTATGGCTCTTGAGACCAAGGGCTTAAATCACAAGTTCCGCCCAGCTCGATTTTGGCTGTTGCGACTGGATTCAACATTAGCAAACTAACAAGATTTTGGGTCAGGCTGTTACCGCCGCTGCTGTTCCCGCACCTTCCTCTTCGTGTCATTCAATTCGTTTTCCACCTCTAGCTGACGAAATTGCTCTTCCAATTCATCCCAAGCCTCGAAAGGTTTTCCCCAAGGGCTGAAATTCCGGTCCGGGTTGTCGATGCCTTTGGCTTGCGCGGCTCTTACCTCCTGCAGCTTAGCCTTCACTTCTTGGCGGCGCTGGCGAATTTGCGGCAGCAGCGCTTCCATTTGTTGGATTTTCTCCTTTTGGGCCTTCATTTGACTCCATAGCTGGCTGCCCCTCTCCAACAGCTCAGCTTCCCGGCGTCGCGCTCCTTCGGCTAGATCGGGGCGATTGGCCCGCTGCGCCTTCTCAATGCGAAAGTGCCAGGTTTTGATCTCCTCAGCCAAGTTGAGAATGCTTTTTTGGAGAGCTTCCTCTTGGGCGCGGCTTTCCTGCAACAACCGCAGGGTATCGGATTCCTGCTGGCGCAACTGCTCATCGAGGGCTTGCAGCTCGATCTCAGGGTGGGCCCTGAGAAATTCTTCCAGGCGGGTTTCCAAAAACCGGATGATATCTTCGATCAGTTTCATGGACGGATCCTCTTCCCAAGCCCTCAGTTGCGTTTAGAGTAGCCCAAGCTGGGCCATCCTAGATAGGGTTATCCCATGCCCGTTTAAGACATTCCCTTCGACCTTCACCCAAAGTGAGGCCAGGGATCCATCCGGCACGCCAGTTCACCGCAACTGGGAACTCTCCTGAACCCAACTGCCCCCAGGCGGATCCCTCTCAATCCAGCAAACGGCCATCCCCAACCCGGATAATGCGCTGGGCGGCCTGGGCTACTTCAAGGTCATGGGTGACCACGACCAGGGTGATGCCCTGCCGGTGGAGCTCCGCAAAAAGGT
Proteins encoded in this region:
- a CDS encoding M16 family metallopeptidase, with amino-acid sequence MNSALLATQRGRLQRVLLANGITLLLGQNPTVEILAAHCFFRGGSRAERPQQAGVSHLMAAVLTKGTHRRNSQAIAAAVESLGASLSVDSSADYFEVSLRCVAADFPELLDLLAETLRDPSFPEEEVAREQGLMLQAIRAQQERPFSLAFEQVQQALYGDHPYALPGLGRLETVGSLTREDLVAYHAAYCRPNGMVMVVIGPEPPEQMAAQVEAALGDWVVPGPSPEDRDVPLPPLRDPQLLRLPQPTQQTTILIGFRGSPAASADYPALKLLATYLGSGLSSRLFVELRERCGLAYEVSAFFATRRDPAPFGVYMGTAAENTQVALERLQAEIHRLQANPLDLAEVEMAQRKLLGQYALSKQTNAQVAQLAGWYEILGLGMEFDRQYLQGVRQLTPEQLHQAAKTYLTPPAIALVGPEAALAEVELVF
- a CDS encoding M16 family metallopeptidase codes for the protein MNRFPRLLPAYTHRLSNGLGVIVHPIPIADSVTVDVWVRTGGRHEPPEWLGLSHFLEHMVFKGSERLAPGELDWAVEGRGGVTNAATGQDYTHYYITVAAADLADTLPYLAEVVLRAGIPDPEFERERQVVLEEIRRAADNPDYTAYQLLMQTAYGEHPYGRPVLGTPESLMQLTPEVMRAYHRAWYRPESMTVVVTGGIDPERALALVEEQFGSSAAGPAPASPPIPPQPRPQGILRRESDHARLEQARLKLAWPTVGIDDWQQACGLEMLASLLGDGRTSRLVHLLREQRGWVRAIGCSSLVLKEGGLFCIGAQLEPKDVARVEATILHEIEKLQQDGIGQAELDRTRRMLTHEFLFSAESPSQLAGIYGYYETLGGVQRIQEYLELVQSFTPAQIRELAQQYLSLEAYVVTVLKPTALGTAAASELQLACR
- a CDS encoding site-2 protease family protein, which produces MTSRLRIGSLWGIPFFIDYTWFPAALLLVLSYGVLTAMGLFLSLLAHELAHSLVARAYGVRVNSITLFIFGGMAAIEREVPRPLGAFCVAVAGPLLSLGLFVFFSVARAWAVPESMLASTLASLAAINLTIALFNLLPGLPLDGGQMLKAAIWGWTGDRQKGMLWAARAGQGVGWGLVGLGLLVVFWGSLNGLWVGLIGLFILNTARRYSQYAQLQQVLARLKAADVMTRQFRVLDANMSLREFVDRYLVPSSLRPEAPTQPAEVYFAEEDGRYRGLVRPELLNDIERSQWDRLTLKAILKPMEQLQGVREETPIPQVIQMMRQAEPRRILVFTPTGAIAGLIDRGDVVAMAARQLGVVLPQEVVQRVRDSEEWPPGFQVEDNLAGEGSPSLAWQGSPDFHQEP
- the nrdJ gene encoding ribonucleoside-triphosphate reductase, adenosylcobalamin-dependent, with the protein product MVWTSSHSGEQSEEVQGLDPAETTGSLPLGEFPATAPAASPVFYRTYSRRRPDGSRETWSEVCDRTLADIARLGRFTPQERQLVERLQRQLKALISGRALWVMGTDWIQKPENFSGAYNCTSLAVVDWRAFGLMMDLAMMGCGTGAVLEPQFIRQLPPIVNRLRVHVKGSIGATPPEERQEHTRIHRQGSQVHIQVGDSRRGWVESYQALLELASDPSFGGQVEVTVDLSDVRPAGERLKGFGGVANPIKLPGLYERCAAILNRAVGRQLNSVECCLLIDEAAVVVVAGNIRRSAGIRQFAADDQLGSTAKDNLWQQDENGNWRIDPERDALRMANHTRVFHRKPTREECVEAVRKQFYSGEGAIQWAGEAVARANCDLIPPDLKPDFLKAYEAGTAREWLKGRDPSLGEEELQDRLWRYGLNPCVTADTWVHTGDGPRQVRDLIGKQHSTYVNGELFSTTPEGFFYSGTKPVLKLLTKEGFSLRLTGNHRVLKVTAQTQKAQYTEWVPAESLQPGDRILLHNHRDLTSWDGAGTWEEGWLLGNLLGDGGLTATPWNDTALLRYWQDTQAEMSQYAIQLLQTAVGYEPRQPEAYHYAQLGLRVIGSRGLAKLAAQFGMRPGQKQMTEALEATSFQFHRGFLCGLFDADGSVQGNQEKGVSVRLSQSHLGTLKAVQRMLARLGIIAVLYENRRPAGYRLLPNSARQPAPYACKAQHELVIANDNLHLFQEWVGFREPHKAQKLEALLNGYKRQLNRERFAVTVAALEADGVEPVYDCTVPGPACFDANGFVVHNCGEIIGHTFHCNLAEIHLNRLDPHNRQEQEEAFTAGALTVAALLHHRFVEPRFQRSREWDPIVGVSFTGLFDFCVKAFGVEWLRWWQEGRPDTPIGKEFKQQEREYLSRWKEIVHRVVWDYCDRHSLRRPNRCTTVQPAGTKSLLTNASPGWHPPKAQRYIRRITFAKNDPVALACLDYGYSVVPAQADKDENGNLLNDPFDPRCTEWLVELPVEVEWANLPGAGQIEIEQFSALAQFDFYMQVQKYYTTHNTSATIELREDEVEALGSRIYEAIRDDEGYISAALLARFDAPFPRLPFEKIDKPTYERLVAEVKKRRRTDNFFAALARYGRNFTLAAEGPAGCDALGCLLPDSAPQS
- the pheS gene encoding phenylalanine--tRNA ligase subunit alpha codes for the protein MQDEKDTLRQQLLTLQSEALAQVEQADGLEALEQIRIDYLGKKGKLSKILGGMGKLPPEERPAIGALANTFKEALQSSLEQRKQALGEAQLLARLEAERLDVTMPGPRRPLGRIHPLQATIDRMLDIFVGMGYTVVHGPELETEYYNFEALNTPADHPARDMQDTLYLANGYLMRTQTSSVQVRYMEQHQPPLRIVHAGRVMRRDTVDATHSAVFHQMEILAVGENLTFSDLKGTLNTFITRLLGKRETRFRPSYFPFTEPSAEMDVRFGSKWLEIFGCGMVDPNVFQAVGYDPERYTGFAAGIGIERMAMLLHGIQDIRLFYTSDLRFLSQF
- a CDS encoding PipX family protein, producing MNELYLNHPTFGLLYSLCQVDENQALFTTLYAQRLFFRVYFRPPDNSGDPAAMEELVFDPISRNEARQLIEEQMRLLRRAARQDELEQLQLIYKQTFS
- a CDS encoding TIGR04376 family protein, with amino-acid sequence MKLIEDIIRFLETRLEEFLRAHPEIELQALDEQLRQQESDTLRLLQESRAQEEALQKSILNLAEEIKTWHFRIEKAQRANRPDLAEGARRREAELLERGSQLWSQMKAQKEKIQQMEALLPQIRQRRQEVKAKLQEVRAAQAKGIDNPDRNFSPWGKPFEAWDELEEQFRQLEVENELNDTKRKVREQQRR